Below is a genomic region from Arcanobacterium haemolyticum DSM 20595.
GCAGATCGTAATCTCCCGAGAGGCAGAATCGGGCGATTAAAAATCAAATTATTTAATGTCTCTAATCCAGGAACTACTGCCTGAGCCACTATTATTGATCCAATATCAATTGTATCGCTCCAAATCATTCTCCCCAGCGGGACGTATCCATTTTCTCTTAATTGAATAACCGGAGATCCCGTAAACTCGACATTGAGGGGGACTTCAACCGTTTCACCGCCACGTTTTGGAAGTTGAAAATGGCGAGAAGCTAATTTCTTCATATTTGGGTACTCATCGAGCTCACCAGAAGTGGAAGCACCATTGTCCGCCCACGTTGAGCCATGCGTTATTGACGATCGTATTTGTTGTAATTCAGTGATTGCTCTTTCAGAAGCGATTCTCAAGGAATGTGACGCTCCAAACCCTAATTCAGCTTCACCATCTGTTTCGGGTTCGCTCATTGCGCATACGACAAAACCCGCTTGTGAATCTAGTAATAACAAATCACCTTTTTTACCACGCTCTACCGTCAATTCCTCAAACAATGA
It encodes:
- a CDS encoding YcaO-like family protein; this encodes MRGSTLLSLFEELTVERGKKGDLLLLDSQAGFVVCAMSEPETDGEAELGFGASHSLRIASERAITELQQIRSSITHGSTWADNGASTSGELDEYPNMKKLASRHFQLPKRGGETVEVPLNVEFTGSPVIQLRENGYVPLGRMIWSDTIDIGSIIVAQAVVPGLETLNNLIFNRPILPLGRLRSASSIDFLLKRK